The DNA window TTTTTTTGTAGTAGTTATCAGCTAAAGTGTCATATCTGTGTTGATATGGTCAGTATGCTGTGATTTGAGTCCCTGTCAGTAGTGAAAGTGAGAGTTAGTGTGTTTTGCCCAGAGGCTAGTTTGTGGGGGATAAAGAATGACTCATGCAATGTATTATAAAGTgttccatcctccctctcccttcacatACAGGATCATGCACAATTCTTTGAGTACATGTGactgacacagaaacacacacaacacgTATGTATGTGTTGTATTCACGCACACAAtggcacacaaacgcacacatatGCATACGTCTAAAAATAGCTGCCAGGGCAAATAATAAAAGAGCAGGGAAAATAAAGCAGTGCCCGGTCTGCCCGGATCTAAACGCTCTGACAGTCTGTCTCTTTCCATCAGGCTATTTGTGGCGaacgcaggcaggcagacaggcagaggggcGAGGCGCTGGAGATAAAAAGATGGCGAGCAGCAATGAGTTCCGCTGCAGTTCTGCTGCCTTTCCAGCCGGCTTATTAGAGTGGAGGAGAGCAtgcgtggaggagaggaggagggccaCAGAATTTCCAGTGGCACACACTTGCATGACCAGAACTCACTGCAGCTCTCTGATCCCACTTCTATCCTGCCCTTCAAACACTCAGCTGTCTGGATAATCAGATGTGGCAGGCCTAGCACTGGGCTCTAGAACCATATAAACCATTTCAATCAGCCCCATGTTATTACTTATATGCTGAGTATATACAACTTCATCTGGAGTAGGGTTGAACCCACCCAGTGCCCTCCCATTGTTAAAGCCTATGCACTATATTACACTGAACTGTTGATGTGAGAAGGGTAAAGGTCAACATTGGCCGTCTGGGCACTCAGGCAATGGCGATCATTTTATCACAGCCAGAAATACACTCACTTATCCAGATTTCCAAGCagatacaaaataaatgtattgacCTTACCCAAAGTTATTTAGAATTTGTATCTGCAGATTGTGTTGAAAAATCTAGTGGAGAGGTGTATGCATTGACCCTTGTAATTGAGGAAACTGAACTACACTCTGTGAATGTACCTACTGTGCTGGAAGCACTAGAAGTGCTAATGTAGGTAGCTTTTGAGGTGACGGTATACAGTACATCTTTCCCTAACAAATGTTCATACCTCTTATTTTCTCTTCCCGACCCATGTCTTTCTTTGTCTCAGGAACCTGGGGAAGTCTGGTCTGCGTGTGTCCTGCTTGGGGCTGGGTtagtacaaaacaaatggaccaGAACAATATGCATTATAGACTCCCTGAGGAATGTAACAGAactgattctctctgtctctctccgtatgcctgtctctgtctgtctgacggtAGGCACCTGGGTGACATTTGGATCGCAGATCTCTGACGAGGTGAGTTTTGTATTACGTAACAATTATTTGGGACACCATGTTTAACCCAGTCTGAGGGTGCTGAGGGTGCTTATGGTCtggagactctctctctctctagatatagTGTGATAACGTGCGTctcggtgagaggtgtaggagtcaggcgcaggagagcagggatgtctgagaagAGTGTTTAATCATATAGTCCACCAATACAAAAATGGCACAGACGAAAATCCAAAAACTACGCTCTCGATACTCAGAAACTCGTGACACTTTACATACACGTGCGTAATCGTGAAAACAACCAACATCAAATATAATCgagcacaatacacacaaatctaatccCGCACGAACTAAGGCAGGCAACAGGTAccctatatacacacagaaataaacgccaatgaaaccaggtgtgaaaaagaatcacagacaaaacaaacagaaaaggaaaatgggatcggtggcggctagtaaaccggcgacgccgagcgccgagcgtcgcccgaacagggagaggagttaccttcggtagaagtcgtgacatataggttgtatttacaatggtgtttgtgctccactggttgCTTTTGTAACGACAGATCGCGGATCTTTCTGCTGTGGTGGCACACTATGGTATTTCACCTAattgatatgggagtttatcaacttctttgtaatctgagggaaatatgtgtctctgatatggtcatacagttggcaggaggttaggaggtGCAGCTTGGTTTccacctgtcttctcttgagagccacgtCTGCCAaaggcggcctctctcaatagcaaggcgatgctcactgagtctgtacatagtcaaggattttcttaattttgggtcagtcacagtggtccctctgctactgtgtactctctgttaagggccaaataacattcctgtttgctcagttttttttgttggttCTTTCCAACGTGTCAaggaattatctttttgttttgtcatgatttggttgggtctaattgtgtttctgtcctggggctctgtttatGTTTATGTTTGTGAGCAGAGTCCCCGTACTAGCTGGcagaggggactcttctccaggttcacctctctgtaggtgagggctttgttatggaagcTTTGAGAATCACTtatttttaggtggttgtagaattgaatacatttttttctggattttgatcattagcgggaatcgtcctaattctgctctgtatgcaTTGTTTGGTGTTTttcgttgtacactgaggatatttttgcagaattctgcatgtagagtctcaatttggtgtttgtcccattttgtgaattgttGGTTAGTTAAtgggaccccagacctcacagccataaagggcaatgggttctatatcTGATTCAAATATTTATAAgtcagatcctaattgggatgtcaaattttatgttatttttgatggtgtagaaggcccttcttgccttgtctctcagatccttcacagctttgtggaagttacctgtggtgctgatgtttaggcagaggtaggtatagttttttgtgtgctctagggcaacagtgtctaggtgGAATTTGTATTTATGATCTTACTGAAATGAACTGTCAGGGCCCAAgtttgacagaatctgtgcagaagatataggtgctgctgtaggccctccttggttggggacagaagcaccagatcttCTGCAAATAGTAAACATTGACTTCAGagtctagtagggtgaggccgggtgctgtcGACTGTTCTAGTGTGCtcaccaattcattgatatatatgttgaagagggtggggctcaagctgcatccctgtctcaccttGAGGAAAGAAatcaatgtgtgttttttgccaattttaaccgcacactgttgtttgtgtacatggatttcatAAAGTCGTATGTTTTCCCCCCAACACCGCTTTTCTTCATTTATACAACatatcaacaaagcatgagaagactttgcttttgttttggtttgtttgtttgtcaattagggtgtacagggtgaatacgtggtctgtcatatggtaatttggtaaaaagccaatttgacatttggtCAGGACATTGTTTTTATTGAGGAAATGTAGGAGTCTGCTGCTAATGATAATGCAGAATATTTTCCAAAGGTTGCTGTCGATGAATATACCACGGTAGTTTTGGGGTTGAATCTGTCtctacttttgtggattggggtgaccAGTCCTTGGTTCCAAGTATTGGgtaagatgccagagctgaggaggATGTTagagagtttaagtatagccaatttaaatgtatgttctgtatattctatcatttcatttaggataccatgtatatgtttttgctgtttgttatttgttatagagccaaaaagattggagaagaggTTTATCCACACATCTCCATTTTGGGTAGACagctcttcatgttgttgtttgtttagtgtgtttagtgtgtttagtgtgattctatggattcttcaattaaatTGAGCTGATGTCTGACGTGACGTTTCTTGTTTTTATGTACTGCTTCACCATGGTGAAACCGTAGGCTCAGGGTTTCAgggtctctgtgtttttggttggataggttccTCAATTCCTTTCTTTAAACAATTTGTCATTGTTGTACATTTCCTTAGATTGTCTGgttgaaatgtttagatttgatagggaagctgaagcTGTTGGCTAATTGTTTtctggtaggtttccacactactttccttccatctatagcgtGTCATAATACTATTCAGTTTGTTTGGCTTTCATgtctcatgattgagtattgctctgttaaAGTAGACTGTGACTTTGCTGTgatctgagagactctgggttgaggtcggtagtagtctacagtactgtgaccaagagatgagctgtaggtgtacttACTATAGGAGTCCCCTAGAAAGCCCAACATTgtctatgtacagacccagcgtgcgacagagctgcaggagttatGACCTGTTTCGTTGTTGGTTATTTTGTCACAGCGGTGTATAGCAGAGCATACTGGGTAGGAAAtgttgtcacctccaggtaggtgtttgtccccctatgtgctgagggtgtcaggttcttgtccagttctggcgtTTAGGTCATCAaggactagtacatgtccctgggtctGGAACAGTGGCGCTCGGGGCTGTTTAAGAATAGGGAAGACGATTTTTACTTTTCATGAGCATatccttatttctattacagtatattggatgactctcattcatattccattcacccagttcactgtaacagtgatgggtttaggcTACAACATGATTCAAACATTTTCTCTAtagccatcatgaggttgctacaacctagcctatgaatgaaagattaccacgtaggtgcacacaggtcgagagaaaatgTTGAGGTGACAGAGAGTGATACACTCagagtgtaatcattagtccaacagttgcaaatgagagtttctattggacaaatgaaTGTATTTTTATCCCCGTTTCTTTCAGTTTGCTTACGTTTAAGAAACGTTGTTCTACAGAATCctcggaatgaatacacccctttATCATGCGTAAACACGAtgcactttcatagcagccacattgtattccttctctcatctatgcgctctcctcctctcaccttttcccttcgcttgtggacttcaatgcacaacacatcagctgtatgtgaccaggcaaaaacaactttccaagccaaaccatatcataaccactacacacagcttacatcattgtcaccatattagctaaagtaacgtcacagtcaacatagctaatagaactaatgcgttagtaaaccctgttacaatcatgcagtaacgtgacagtgtacagtcagtaagtaATTTAGTACTTACACCGGCGTGCCCCCGTGACAATAAATTAgttaaaccaaaagcttaccttgacttggaagagtttcagtgttgtgttggatatagccagctagctaacatatactTTTTATGAAACTCACTGAGTAGGatagtcctccccttcctcctctgaggagtctCCCCTGGTCTGGAAATGATTGATCTGCCCCTTTatgatggagaagctgtcttcattaaagtatggagattctagtggggggatataggtagcacacaggagaacATTTTGTTTCTGTGGAGATCATTTTCCTATACATTTCTAGTCAGATGTCAAATGTTCCTGTTTTTATGAATTCAATAGGGTAGGTTAGGTCTTCTCTATAAGAAATTAGCCTACCCCCTGAGACACTTccttgtttcacacctggtagtttggtggctGGGACTACCAgatctctgtaacctagagggcaaccagtgggtatGTCTCCTCTACACCATGTTTCTTGTATGATGACAAtgtctgtttttcacaatttctttGGTGAAGTATGGTAaagtgtctctccctctctctatctctctctcattctcagtcccagtctctatctctcagtctctatctctctgtctgtccccaatgttctctgtctcagtctctctctctctctctctctctctctctctctctctctctctttcattctcagtcccagtctctatctctcagtctctatctctctgtctgaccctaatgttctctgtctcagtctctctctctctctctctctctctttgtcccctcAGATGGCTGAGAACCTGATGACCATTGCCTATGAGGCCGGGGTGAACCTCTTTGACACAGCAGAGGTGTATGCCTCCGGCAGGTCGGCTTTGTACACCATCCTCCACTGCTCTCTTCtgttctttctctttgtctctatacACTCTGCCTGCCTCTATCTATCACTCACTCTATTTCTGTCCATCGTTCAGTGTCCCCACTCTTTATTGCCGTTTGTTCATATTGTCATTCCATCACGTCTTCTCCTCTCCACAGGGCTGAAATCACCCTAGGGAACATCATCAAGAAGAAAGGATGGAGGTGATATTAACCGTATTTCTAATGTGACTCATCTGCATATGAGTAGCTGCCTGTCTAATTatattacatcataaatattttTCTGTGAACTTTGCTTTTCAAATTTCATAAGAACAGACGGacatagttttttttaaaaaatAGAAGCTTTATCACCGTCTGATCTTTTTTCAAATGCTTTTGGCTTCTCCGTGGTTGACATCGTGTCACTGTGTCGGGAAAGGATACATTCTATTTCATTCTTGtgctctctaacctctcctcccATTTCACTGGCAGGCGTTCTAGTTATGTCGTGACAACCAAGATCTACTGGGGAGGGCAGTAAGTatcctcggggggggggggggggggggggatgccaGATATAACAGTCATTATTTCTCCATTGCTCTGGCAAAGTGACTCTGTATTGTTGCTATTCATCCCCTGACTATACTGGAACTCCATCACTCTACAGGGCGGAGACAGAAAGGGGACTCTCCAGAAAGCACATCATTGAAGGTACAGTCAAATGAAGGATACACAGTGACGATGATGATGACGTTGACGACGGTGGTGAGAATGACAATAAGGGCGATGATGACGATGATGCCCATTACGTTGCAGGTTTGAGAGGATCCTTGTCCAGACTCCAGTTGGATTATGTGGACATGGTCTTTGCCAACCGTAATGATGTCAACAGCCCTATGGAAGGTCAGTCACAGTCACACCAGTCCTTCTACTCCATTGTCATGTGTTCATTGCTCTGCCCCCCAACCCTTTATGGTGTGTAATATGCACTCTGAAAAGTGTCTTGAGGTTTGCATTCTAAGCATGTAATATCTGTGTTGTTACAGTATGTTTATTACCAGCGTGTAACAAGTTGGTTCATGTCATTTGCAGAGATAGTCCGGGCCATGACCTTTGTAATAAATCAGGGCATGGCAATGTACTGGGGCACCTCTCGCTGGAGTCCCATGGAGATCATGGTGAGTCCCCTGTTATCTCTCCCTGTTATCTCATACATTCCAGTCAACACCTGCTCCTGTTCGTCAATGGCTCTGTGGTGATGGTGTTACTCTGTTTCCCTGCCACCAGGAGGCGTACTCAGTGGCGCGTCAGTTTAACCTGATCCCACCAGTATGTGAGCAGGCTGAGTATCACTACTTCAAGAGGGACAAGGTGGAGGTGCAGCTCCCTGAGCTCTACCACAAGATAGGTCAGTCGTCCACAGTCCAGCGAGCAGCACCAGATGTCCTCAAAATGCTGCTTGCAGAGAACTCTTAAAACAttgtcatttctctctctcgctcgctctctttctctctctttctctctctctctttctctctctttccctctctctctctctttctctctcgctctctttctctctatttctctctctttctctctctctccctctcttgtctAGGTGTAGGGGCAATGACCTGGTCTCCCCTTGCATGTGGACTGATCACAGGGAAGTACAATGAGGGTGTACCTGACATCTCCAGGGCTAACATAAAAGTGAGTTCTCCAGACAAAATACAATTCATTCAATAGTGGATATTCTCCTGTGTTTTCTACTTGATTGGATTTATTTAGTTCCTATACCACTTTTTGCCCATTAGGCCTACAACTGTGGATGACACAATTAAATATTTCTTTGTTTGTTCTGTCTAATATTGGTGCAGGGTTACCAGTGGCTGAAGGAGCGGGTCAACAGCGAGGAGGGACGCAAGCAGCTGGCCAAGATCAAAGAGCTCCGCCTAATGGCTGACAGACTAGGCTGCACCTCCGCACAGCTGGCCATCGGTATGgacgacgtgtgtgtgtgtctgtacatgcgtctctgttttttttgtccatCTCTGTTAACTAATGTCTCTGTCTGACACTCTAACATACTGTTTCGAATTGAAACGCAGACTTAAATAGAAAGCGTCAATCTGCCACATCAACTCAGCCTCCATCTCTGATCCCTCTCGGTGTTCTCTCCTTGTTCTCTGTCCTCCTGTAGCCTGGTGTCTGCGCAGTGAGGGAGTGAGCTCAGTGCTGCTCGGTGTCTCCAATActgaccagctgatggaaaacCTGGGTGCCCTTAGGGTAACTACCCTCCCCTCAACGTCATACCACTCTGATTTTACACTTTTCACTGAACACTCAATCAGAGCTCTTCAAAACGAATGTCATTGTCATAAGCATGAAATGTAACAAATAATTATATAATACAAAAAATATCTGTATTTTTAGGCATCCTTAATGTCACTTAAGATTCCATTTTAGATTAAGCAAACAAGCAAGCAATCACCAAATGATTTTGGGCTAGTCCTAAACTGACGTTCCATGTTGTGCCTGCAGCTTATTTCACAGATGACTCCTCAGACCGTGGCTGAGATTGACTCACTCTTGGGAAACAAGCCCCACTCCAAGAAAGAGTCACGAGCATGAAGAGGAACCGATGGAGTAAAGGACAGAGTCAGAGAAAGATGACGGAAAGGTGATGGTGTCGAGGAACATCGCTCTTTCACCTTCCAGTATAATCAACAACCTGCATGTCCTCAACAACATTGTGCTTCCAGTATTTGCGCATATCCATTCGGCGCATTGCATTGTATCAtgtatgagaaaaaaaatctatattttaaTGTGCAAAAACAATGATTAGATCAGATATATTTACAGATCCCTCACTGACTGATAATGTCCACAAACAGAAggtgaggcaggtagcctagcggttaagagtgttgggccagtaaccgaaaggtcgctggtttgaatgcccttgagcaaggcacttaaccccgtAAGTCACTCTGCATAAAAGTCTCTGCTAAATGACGTAAATGTGAGGCCAAATCATGGAGCGTTTGGTTTCTTCCAGAAAGACCAATGAGGGTAAAGTTGGTGATAGGTAGTTAAATGGGGGCCCTCAGTATCGTCAAGCAAACTGCACTCTACTTTATCAACAATGAGATGAGAACTTTTTGATGCCATGAAGCAACTTGAGACACAGCTCTGCACTCTCCCACTGACTTTGTGACCAGTGCTGTCACAAGACACTCTTTCTCCACAGTTAGTGAGTCGCTATGACGTTTAGTACCCAGCAGAGAGCCAAAGGTTAGCAGCACATAGGTGTCTGGCTTGTCATCTCCTTATGTGACTGGCTCGTCACTCTGTGTCCTTTAACAGCTGTGTCTTCCTAGGTGTCTTCTCTGTGTATAAACTGTGTGCATGTCCCTTTAAGAGAGACCAGCCCAAGCAGGGTGTAAATGTGGCATGGCTTTTGTGGTTTGTGTAGATTTGCAGTGCCCCTCTAAGCAGTCTTTTTGCACTAGCAGGTGGGACGGGCTGATCTAGGTTTTGCACTGGCGGGAACATTGTGGAGCTTTACTTTAATTACTCTCTGCAAGCCCGCTGAcagggtctgtgtctgtgtgacgTGTGTATTGTCCTCCACGTCAAAACTATTTCTGCGTCAATAACAATGACAACTAAGGCTTTTCCTGCTTGTTTTGGAAGAGCCTATTTACTCATCCACTAAAGACTGTGGAGAGTGGACCCCCTAATGAAAGGTACTGTAGGTCATTCTTCCTCAGCCTTAGACAGCGGGTACAACCCACTGTGGGAAACTAGCAG is part of the Oncorhynchus clarkii lewisi isolate Uvic-CL-2024 chromosome 10, UVic_Ocla_1.0, whole genome shotgun sequence genome and encodes:
- the LOC139418566 gene encoding voltage-gated potassium channel subunit beta-3-like isoform X1 → MQVSFACTEHNLKSRSEDRLCGLRTAPPPGGGGGGSNQGGNGNYNTHGSAKPREQLGSRPVPQGHAHMKEAIGRHSSMKYRNLGKSGLRVSCLGLGTWVTFGSQISDEMAENLMTIAYEAGVNLFDTAEVYASGRAEITLGNIIKKKGWRRSSYVVTTKIYWGGQAETERGLSRKHIIEGLRGSLSRLQLDYVDMVFANRNDVNSPMEEIVRAMTFVINQGMAMYWGTSRWSPMEIMEAYSVARQFNLIPPVCEQAEYHYFKRDKVEVQLPELYHKIGVGAMTWSPLACGLITGKYNEGVPDISRANIKVQGYQWLKERVNSEEGRKQLAKIKELRLMADRLGCTSAQLAIAWCLRSEGVSSVLLGVSNTDQLMENLGALRLISQMTPQTVAEIDSLLGNKPHSKKESRA
- the LOC139418566 gene encoding voltage-gated potassium channel subunit beta-3-like isoform X2, coding for MQVSFACTEHNLKSRSEDRLCGLRTAPPPGGGGGGSNQGGNGNYNTHGSAKPREQLGSRPVPQGHAHMKEAIGRHSSMKYRNLGKSGLRVSCLGLGTWVTFGSQISDEMAENLMTIAYEAGVNLFDTAEVYASGRAEITLGNIIKKKGWRRSSYVVTTKIYWGGQAETERGLSRKHIIEGLRGSLSRLQLDYVDMVFANRNDVNSPMEEIVRAMTFVINQGMAMYWGTSRWSPMEIMEAYSVARQFNLIPPVCEQAEYHYFKRDKVEVQLPELYHKIGVGAMTWSPLACGLITGKYNEGVPDISRANIKGYQWLKERVNSEEGRKQLAKIKELRLMADRLGCTSAQLAIAWCLRSEGVSSVLLGVSNTDQLMENLGALRLISQMTPQTVAEIDSLLGNKPHSKKESRA